One region of Gossypium raimondii isolate GPD5lz chromosome 6, ASM2569854v1, whole genome shotgun sequence genomic DNA includes:
- the LOC105772523 gene encoding cysteine--tRNA ligase 2, cytoplasmic, which yields MDPSKQETNQKKASKTMAKKETEEFQFVVYNTMTQQKEVFKPKTPGKVRMYVCGVTAYDFSHLGHARAAVSFDVLYRYLKHLGYEVTYVRNFTDVDDKIIRRANETGEDPISLSDRYCKEYNIDMSDLQCLSPTHEPRVSGHMEQIKDMITQIINKDFGYVVDGDVFFAVDKFPNYGKLSGQKLENNRAGERVAVDSRKRNSSDFALWKAAKPGEPSWDSPWGPGRPGWHIECSAMSAHYLSFKFDIHGGGLDLIFPHHENEIAQSCAACEESDVSYWLHNGHVTNNNEKMSKSLGNFFTIRQITERYHPLALRYFLINAHYRSPLNYSVVQLEGASDAIFYIYQTLKDCQDALLQLQEEIPNDGKPARTTPDAKECISKLRNEFQVKMSDDLSTSLILTGAFLEALKLVNNLLTMLKKKQQKQQRLLVIQSLKEIEKEVTKVLDVLGLQPPCSYNEVLLQLKEKALTRAGLVEDDVIRLINERAEVRRNKDFLKSDQMRAHLQAKGIALMDVGTETIWRPCVPVQQESEVVPSEGQKVPPKPETA from the exons ATGGATCCTTCAAAGCAAGAAACAAACCAGAAAAAAGCTTCTAAAACGATGGCTAAGAAGGAAACCGAAGAATTCCAATTTGTTGTTTACAATACCATGACTCAGCAAAAAGAGGTTTTCAAGCCCAAAACTCCTGGAAAAGTTCGCATGTATGTCTGCGGTGTCACTGCCTATGATTTCAGTCACCTTGGCCATGCTCGTGCTGCCGTTTCCTTCGATGTCCTTTACAG GTACCTTAAGCATTTGGGTTATGAGGTTACTTATGTCAGGAATTTTACTGATGTTGATGATAAG ATAATTCGTCGAGCCAATGAGACTGGAGAAGATCCAATAAGTTTGAGTGACCGGTACTGTAAAGAATATAATATAGATATGAGTGATCTACAGTGTCTTTCTCCAACACATGAGCCACGCGTTTCTGGTCAcatggagcagattaaagatatgATAACTCAG ATTATAAACAAAGACTTTGGATATGTTGTTGATGGCGATGTGTTTTTTGCTGTTGATAAATTCCCAAATTATGGCAAGTTATCTGGGCAGAAGCTGGAAAACAATAGAGCGGGTGAACGTGTTGCTGTTGACTCAAGGAAGCGTAATTCTTCCGACTTTGCATTATGGAAG GCTGCAAAGCCAGGTGAGCCATCTTGGGACAGCCCATGGGGACCTGGACGACCTGGGTGGCACATAGAATGTAGTGCAATGAGTGCACATTATTTAAGCTTCAAATTTGACATTCATGGTGGTGGGCTTGATTTGATTTTTCCTCaccatgaaaatgaaattgcTCAAAGTTGTGCTGCATGCGAAGAGAGTGACGTAAGTTATTGGTTGCACAATGGGCATGTTACTAATAACAATGAGAAGATGTCAAAATCTTTGGGTAATTTTTTCACAATTCGCCAG ATTACCGAGAGATATCATCCACTGGCTTTGCGGTACTTCTTGATAAATGCACACTATCGTTCTCCTCTCAATTACTCCGTTGTTCAGTTGGAAGGTGCATCAGATgctattttttacatatatcaG ACTTTGAAAGATTGCCAAGATGCTCTATTGCAACTACAAGAAGAAATTCCCAACGATGGCAAACCAGCTCGGACTACTCCGGACGCCAAGGAATGCATTAGCAAGCTCCGCAATGAGTTCCAGGTGAAAATGTCAGATGATTTGAGCACTTCACTTATACTGACTGGAGCCTTTCTAGAAGCGTTGAAGTTGGTAAACAATTTGTTGACCATGCTAAAG AAGAAGCAGCAAAAGCAACAAAGATTATTGGTAATTCAATCCCTTAAAGAGATCGAGAAAGAAGTTAcgaaagttttggatgttcttGGATTGCAGCCACCTTGCTCTTATAATGAG GTTTTGCTGCAATTAAAGGAGAAAGCATTAACGAGAGCCGGGTTGGTGGAAGATGATGTGATTCGTCTAATTAACGAAAGAGCTGAAGTGAGGAGAAACAAAGACTTCTTGAAAAGTGATCAGATGAGAGCTCATTTGCAAGCAAAGGGCATTGCACTCATGGATGTAGGCACGGAAACAATTTGGAGACCTTGTGTTCCTGTTCAACAAGAATCGGAAGTAGTGCCATCAGAGGGCCAGAAGGTCCCTCCCAAGCCTGAAACTGCATAA